A window of Thermodesulfobacteriota bacterium contains these coding sequences:
- a CDS encoding tetratricopeptide repeat protein has protein sequence MELHVLNPYYFSVILVLVGLFLGLIIGGWFSSKLTAIEPKVKRESKESTAFLMGINYLLSNDHDHAIEEFTKAVQINSNTVETYIALGNLFRSKGEIGRAIRIHNSIILRPTIDRETKIQALYNLGLDFKKAGFIKRAISSFEEVIDNDSSRLDAYIQLEELYEEINEWEKAYTIQQRISALRKTNDNNILAHIQTEVGKSYFANNDIKSAKEAFKKAISLDPDCIDALIHLGDICLFQNDYSGAISTWKRVTKISPPLTYLVYGRLEKVYSMQDKSDDFEEFLKKSSKEDKDNYHLHFALAEYLYREGDIKEAIEELRSVIRINPTSICARKELGRILIASGKKDEMISEYQELLNILDMPEKRFRCQRCGFELENIEWKCPQCLKWDTIIPKELEDR, from the coding sequence ATGGAACTGCATGTTTTAAATCCGTATTATTTCTCCGTAATTCTGGTTTTAGTCGGTCTTTTTCTGGGTCTGATCATTGGGGGTTGGTTTTCCTCAAAATTGACAGCTATAGAACCTAAGGTCAAAAGAGAAAGCAAAGAGAGCACTGCCTTTCTAATGGGTATAAATTATTTGCTCTCAAATGACCATGACCATGCCATAGAGGAATTTACCAAAGCTGTTCAGATAAACTCCAACACAGTTGAAACCTATATAGCATTGGGGAACCTGTTTAGAAGTAAGGGAGAGATTGGACGGGCTATTCGTATACATAACAGTATAATACTACGCCCCACAATTGACAGAGAGACTAAGATACAGGCTTTGTACAACCTGGGTTTAGACTTTAAAAAAGCTGGTTTTATTAAGAGGGCCATTTCATCCTTTGAAGAGGTAATTGACAATGACTCATCCAGGCTGGATGCCTATATACAGCTTGAGGAGCTTTACGAAGAGATTAACGAATGGGAAAAGGCATATACAATTCAGCAGAGAATATCAGCGCTGAGGAAGACAAACGACAATAACATCCTGGCGCATATTCAGACAGAGGTTGGGAAATCTTACTTTGCTAATAATGATATAAAGTCAGCAAAGGAGGCTTTCAAAAAAGCTATATCTTTAGACCCTGATTGTATAGATGCCCTTATTCATTTGGGAGATATATGTCTTTTCCAAAATGATTATAGCGGAGCTATCTCTACATGGAAGAGAGTAACTAAAATCAGTCCGCCTTTAACCTATCTTGTGTATGGTAGACTTGAAAAAGTATACTCTATGCAAGACAAGTCTGATGATTTTGAGGAGTTTTTAAAGAAGAGTTCAAAGGAAGATAAAGATAACTACCATCTTCACTTTGCCCTGGCAGAATATCTATACAGGGAAGGGGATATTAAGGAGGCAATAGAAGAGCTCCGGTCTGTGATAAGGATAAATCCAACCTCTATATGTGCAAGAAAAGAGTTGGGAAGAATCCTTATAGCATCTGGGAAGAAAGATGAAATGATATCTGAATATCAGGAGCTGTTGAATATACTTGATATGCCTGAGAAAAGATTTAGATGCCAAAGGTGTGGTTTTGAATTAGAAAATATAGAATGGAAATGTCCCCAATGTCTGAAATGGGATACAATAATACCTAAAGAACTGGAAGACAGGTAA
- a CDS encoding LapA family protein: MRLLKTVFVTLFFIAAITFAIKNQESVSLQYYFINEVWTMPIFLLVFISILVGVLVAGFGGVFSGFKLKQEIKRQQKTILELEDELNSLRNLPIMESKQSYE, encoded by the coding sequence ATGAGGTTGTTAAAAACGGTTTTTGTAACGCTCTTTTTTATTGCTGCCATAACCTTTGCCATTAAGAATCAAGAGTCTGTTTCCCTTCAATATTATTTTATTAACGAAGTATGGACTATGCCTATTTTTTTATTAGTCTTCATTTCTATCCTTGTAGGCGTTCTCGTTGCAGGGTTTGGCGGTGTTTTTTCCGGTTTCAAACTGAAGCAGGAGATAAAAAGGCAGCAGAAAACCATTCTGGAATTGGAAGACGAGTTGAATTCCTTGAGAAATCTGCCTATTATGGAGTCAAAACAGTCGTATGAATAA
- a CDS encoding HIT domain-containing protein has translation MKSIWAPWRMDYILGDKPETCIFCSKPGEKDSKANLILYRGKLSMVMINKYPYSYGHLLVAPGRHVSGLDDLEITEVNNLSLVLQKSIVILKEAFQPHGFNVGLNQGKVAGAGIEEHLHFHVVPRWSGDINFMPLMAETRVIPEHLDETYDKLSPLFKRVDI, from the coding sequence ATGAAAAGTATTTGGGCTCCCTGGAGGATGGATTATATCCTGGGGGATAAACCAGAGACCTGTATTTTTTGTTCTAAACCTGGCGAAAAAGATAGTAAGGCAAATTTGATATTATACCGTGGCAAGCTTTCTATGGTGATGATAAATAAATACCCTTATTCCTATGGTCACCTGTTGGTAGCTCCTGGTAGGCACGTTAGCGGTTTAGATGATTTGGAAATAACAGAAGTCAATAACCTCTCTCTAGTTTTACAGAAATCAATTGTTATACTTAAGGAGGCATTTCAACCACATGGTTTCAATGTTGGATTGAATCAGGGAAAGGTCGCTGGAGCGGGGATAGAGGAACATTTGCATTTTCATGTTGTACCAAGGTGGTCTGGCGACATCAACTTTATGCCGCTCATGGCTGAAACCAGGGTGATACCCGAACACCTGGACGAAACCTATGATAAACTGTCACCCCTTTTCAAGCGAGTAGATATATAA
- a CDS encoding UPF0280 family protein codes for MHQKRTYRNLIHDNRLTYFQVFVKETDLYIGASKDLGREARDAVLKYRYQIEEYIRRFPEFQKSLIPLPLDPFAPKIIRAMIEASSLAGTGPMAAVAGTISEFVGKELLGRSEEIIVENGGDIFLKTSSKISVGIYAGASPLSNRIGIKINPEDTPLGVCTSSGTVGHSISFGRADAVTVVSKSALLADAAATSVGNLVKDKGDFARALEFAAKIDGILGGLIILGKEMAVYGKVELIEI; via the coding sequence ATGCATCAAAAAAGAACCTATAGAAATCTTATACATGACAACAGGCTTACCTACTTTCAAGTATTTGTTAAAGAGACGGATTTATATATCGGGGCTAGTAAAGACTTGGGCAGAGAAGCCAGGGATGCTGTATTAAAGTATAGGTACCAAATTGAGGAATACATCAGGAGATTTCCAGAATTTCAAAAGAGCCTGATACCACTGCCATTAGATCCCTTTGCCCCTAAAATTATAAGGGCCATGATAGAGGCTTCAAGCTTAGCCGGAACCGGGCCTATGGCAGCAGTAGCAGGAACTATTTCGGAGTTTGTTGGCAAAGAGTTATTAGGCCGATCAGAGGAAATAATTGTAGAAAACGGAGGGGATATATTTCTTAAAACTTCTTCAAAAATAAGCGTTGGTATATATGCCGGCGCGTCTCCGCTGAGCAATAGAATAGGGATTAAAATCAATCCAGAGGATACTCCCCTTGGGGTTTGCACTTCTTCAGGTACAGTAGGCCATTCTATTAGTTTTGGCAGGGCAGATGCAGTTACTGTTGTTTCAAAATCGGCTCTTCTGGCAGATGCTGCTGCTACATCTGTTGGTAATCTTGTAAAAGATAAAGGGGATTTTGCTAGAGCGCTGGAATTTGCTGCCAAGATCGACGGTATCTTGGGTGGTTTAATTATACTGGGCAAGGAAATGGCCGTCTATGGAAAGGTGGAGTTAATTGAAATATAG
- a CDS encoding DNA polymerase III subunit alpha, whose protein sequence is MGIDMQHSGFIHLHLHTKYSLLDGAIRMNELFALAREYKMPALAMTDHGNMFGTIEFYTKAYQNGIKPIIGCEVYVAPGSRFNKESRGISDASYHLTLLVKNTTGYKNLLKLVTAAYFEGFYYRPRVDKDLLKNHNEGLIALSGCLHGELSRLIEIGDKENALKVASEYKEIFNNGRFYLEIQDNKIELQKSVNEGLIEISRILDLPLVATNDCHYLKREDSKAHEVLLCIQTGKILSDQDRMRFATDEFYFKSPAEMDALFSSYPDALKNTIEIAERCNLELRFDELHLPDFKVPQGESLDSYLEKTARDGLKERIKLIEAGVGDVSAISDKYYKRLEEELNTIKAMGFSGYFLIVSDFVNYAKKRNIPVGPGRGSAAGSLVAYSLKITDIDPLLYDLLFERFLNPGRISMPDIDIDFCVDGRDDTIEYVANKYGRKNVAQIITFGKMQAKGVVRDVGRVLNMPYKEVDRIAKLIPNTPNTSLEDALRQEPKLKELEQNDENVRHLISLAKSLEGLPRHASTHAAGVVIANKPLVEYLPLYKGQNGEVVTQFAMNDVGKIGLIKFDFLGLKTLTLIDNALRIINEGKEEKLDLNRIPLDDELTYRLLGAGDTSGVFQLESSGMKELLIKLKPGNIEDVIALLALYRPGPLGSGMVDDFIKRKHGTVPVKYEVPQLEGVLKDTYGVIVYQEQVMKIASTLANFTLGDADLLRRAMGKKKPEEMAKQKEKFLLGAKKNKIKTEKAEKIFDLMAMFAEYGFNKSHSAAYAMIAYQTAYLKAHYPIEFMAALLTSEKENTDKLIRYITECNDKGIQVLPPDINESFRDFTVIDGRIRFGLAGVKNVGNQAIEAIISIREKDGKFNSIFDFCERVDARKANRRVVESLIKCGTFDFTGVFRSKLMGVLDDAIERAGAIQRDRTNGQINMFDIFNDPGAVELNAKFPDVEEWHENQLLTYEKEVLGFYITGHPLTRYEEDIKRYANTNTLDIVEFHDGAEIKIGGMVSSVREINTRKGDRMARVTLEDLKGFIEIVVFPDIYKETSSFLKGEEPILILGTLAMEEENPKVIAKKIIPLSEAKEKLNVGIHFTVKTSSVTREHLEKLRDILLNHKGNSEAFLHLVLPNFIETVISLGEEFRLTPSEVLFKKVEELFGCQVAS, encoded by the coding sequence ATGGGAATAGATATGCAACACTCGGGTTTCATCCATCTTCACTTGCATACAAAGTATAGCCTGCTTGATGGGGCGATAAGGATGAATGAGCTATTTGCTTTGGCCAGGGAATACAAAATGCCAGCTTTGGCCATGACTGATCATGGTAATATGTTTGGTACTATAGAGTTCTACACCAAGGCATATCAAAATGGAATTAAGCCGATTATTGGTTGCGAAGTCTATGTTGCGCCTGGAAGCAGGTTTAATAAGGAGTCCCGGGGCATCTCTGATGCTTCCTATCATTTAACCCTACTGGTGAAGAATACAACAGGATATAAAAACTTACTTAAATTGGTAACTGCCGCATATTTTGAGGGGTTTTACTACCGTCCCAGAGTAGATAAAGACTTGTTAAAGAATCATAATGAGGGGCTGATTGCCCTTAGTGGGTGTTTGCACGGTGAGCTTTCCCGTCTAATAGAGATAGGAGACAAAGAAAATGCCCTCAAAGTTGCCAGTGAGTATAAAGAGATATTCAACAATGGCAGGTTCTATCTGGAGATACAGGACAATAAGATTGAACTCCAGAAGTCTGTCAATGAAGGACTTATAGAAATAAGCAGGATACTTGATTTGCCTTTAGTTGCAACCAATGACTGCCATTATTTAAAACGTGAGGATTCAAAGGCACATGAGGTGCTTCTGTGCATCCAGACGGGAAAGATCCTCAGTGATCAGGACAGGATGAGGTTTGCTACTGATGAGTTTTATTTCAAGTCTCCAGCGGAGATGGATGCCCTTTTTTCATCCTACCCCGATGCCTTGAAGAACACCATCGAGATTGCCGAGCGATGTAACCTTGAACTGAGATTTGATGAGCTCCATCTACCTGATTTTAAGGTTCCGCAAGGGGAATCTCTGGATAGCTATCTTGAAAAAACAGCCAGAGACGGACTGAAAGAAAGGATAAAACTTATAGAAGCTGGAGTAGGGGATGTATCTGCAATTTCTGATAAGTATTATAAGAGACTTGAGGAAGAGCTGAATACTATCAAAGCCATGGGATTTTCCGGCTACTTTTTGATTGTTTCAGACTTTGTAAATTATGCAAAAAAGAGAAACATTCCTGTGGGGCCAGGTCGTGGCTCAGCTGCAGGGAGCCTGGTGGCATATTCTCTAAAAATTACCGATATTGATCCACTTCTTTATGACCTCCTATTTGAAAGATTCCTCAATCCTGGGCGGATAAGCATGCCCGATATAGATATAGATTTCTGTGTTGATGGCAGAGATGATACAATAGAATACGTTGCCAATAAATACGGCAGGAAGAACGTTGCCCAGATTATAACATTCGGTAAAATGCAGGCAAAGGGTGTAGTGAGAGATGTAGGCAGGGTCTTGAATATGCCCTATAAGGAGGTAGACAGGATAGCCAAGCTAATCCCCAACACCCCGAATACCTCTTTGGAAGATGCCCTGAGGCAAGAACCTAAGCTAAAAGAGCTTGAACAAAACGATGAGAATGTGAGGCATTTAATTTCACTTGCCAAATCCTTAGAAGGGCTGCCAAGGCATGCATCTACGCATGCAGCCGGGGTTGTAATTGCCAATAAACCCCTTGTTGAGTACCTGCCTCTTTATAAAGGGCAGAACGGAGAGGTTGTTACTCAGTTTGCCATGAATGATGTGGGAAAGATAGGGCTGATCAAATTCGATTTTCTGGGGTTAAAGACCCTGACCCTAATCGACAATGCATTGAGAATTATAAATGAAGGAAAAGAGGAGAAGCTTGATTTAAATCGGATACCTCTGGATGATGAATTAACCTACAGGTTACTTGGGGCAGGGGACACCTCTGGCGTATTCCAGCTGGAAAGCTCCGGCATGAAGGAACTGTTGATTAAACTCAAACCGGGGAATATAGAGGATGTAATTGCTCTCCTTGCCCTGTATCGTCCCGGTCCTCTGGGAAGCGGTATGGTAGACGATTTTATCAAGAGGAAGCACGGTACTGTTCCTGTAAAATATGAGGTTCCGCAGCTAGAGGGTGTCTTAAAGGATACATACGGGGTAATAGTCTATCAGGAACAGGTAATGAAGATAGCGAGTACGCTGGCCAATTTTACTCTGGGTGATGCCGATCTTCTTCGTCGGGCAATGGGCAAAAAGAAGCCGGAAGAGATGGCTAAACAGAAAGAAAAATTCCTGCTTGGCGCTAAGAAGAATAAGATAAAGACGGAAAAAGCAGAAAAGATTTTTGATTTAATGGCTATGTTTGCAGAATATGGGTTCAATAAATCACACAGTGCTGCCTACGCCATGATAGCGTATCAGACAGCATACCTTAAAGCCCACTATCCCATTGAATTTATGGCTGCCCTGCTGACCAGTGAAAAGGAGAACACTGATAAACTGATCAGGTACATAACTGAGTGTAATGATAAAGGGATTCAAGTTTTGCCCCCTGATATCAATGAGAGTTTCAGGGATTTTACTGTTATAGACGGCAGGATTCGTTTTGGGCTGGCAGGGGTTAAGAATGTGGGAAATCAGGCTATAGAAGCTATTATCTCCATAAGGGAGAAGGATGGAAAGTTTAACTCTATCTTTGATTTTTGTGAAAGGGTGGATGCCAGAAAAGCAAACAGGAGGGTTGTAGAGAGCCTGATTAAGTGTGGGACATTTGACTTTACGGGTGTCTTTCGTTCTAAACTAATGGGGGTATTGGATGATGCCATAGAAAGAGCAGGGGCTATTCAGAGGGATAGAACCAATGGTCAAATCAATATGTTTGATATTTTTAATGACCCCGGTGCGGTTGAGCTAAATGCAAAGTTTCCAGATGTTGAAGAATGGCATGAAAACCAGCTGTTGACTTATGAGAAGGAGGTTCTGGGTTTCTATATTACAGGTCATCCCCTGACCCGTTATGAAGAGGACATCAAGAGGTATGCTAATACAAATACCCTCGATATTGTCGAATTTCATGATGGAGCAGAAATAAAAATCGGCGGTATGGTTAGTTCTGTCAGGGAAATTAATACACGCAAGGGAGATCGGATGGCCCGCGTTACCTTAGAAGATCTGAAGGGTTTCATTGAAATAGTGGTTTTCCCTGATATTTACAAGGAAACCTCTTCCTTTTTAAAAGGAGAGGAACCTATTCTGATCCTTGGGACCCTGGCAATGGAAGAAGAGAATCCAAAAGTAATAGCTAAAAAAATAATACCCCTTTCAGAGGCAAAGGAAAAACTTAATGTCGGTATTCATTTCACTGTTAAAACCTCTTCTGTAACAAGAGAACATCTGGAAAAACTAAGAGATATTTTATTGAATCACAAGGGGAACAGTGAGGCGTTTCTCCACCTGGTACTCCCAAATTTCATTGAAACGGTTATATCCCTGGGTGAAGAGTTCCGCTTAACTCCATCGGAAGTACTATTTAAAAAGGTGGAGGAACTTTTTGGATGCCAGGTAGCTTCGTGA
- the guaA gene encoding glutamine-hydrolyzing GMP synthase, giving the protein MSVDIHQEKILILDFGSQYTQLIARRVRECKVYCEIQPFNVNLEKIEKFNPKGIIFSGGPSSVYDETAPYCSPEIFKLNLPILGICYGMQFMAHIMGGKVKGSARREYGHTRLFIDDFTDLFLGFENTSFIDVWMSHSDKIKVMPPGFTPIAHSKNSPIAAIKDNKSRIFGVQFHPEVAHTPRGMKILKNFLYRICGCLPNWTMESFIKDSILQIKKTVGDKTVICALSGGVDSSVVASLLHRAVGDQLVCVFVDNGLLRKNEAQEVRTVFGEHYNMNLHYINAEEVFLEKLKGVTDPEIKRRTIGNEFIYLFEKEAKNIGNVEYLAQGTLYPDVIESASFKGPSATIKTHHNVGGLPEKMDLKLIEPLRELFKDEVRLLGRELGLPVKIINRQPFPGPGLAVRILGEVTKENLSILRDADSIVAEEIEKTDFKDQIWQSFAVLLPIKTVGVMGDERTYENVVALRVVRSSDGMTADWVRLPYEVLARMANRIINEVKGINRVVYDISSKPPSTIEWE; this is encoded by the coding sequence GTGTCAGTTGACATCCATCAAGAAAAGATACTGATCCTCGACTTTGGTTCCCAATATACCCAATTGATTGCAAGAAGGGTAAGAGAATGCAAAGTATACTGTGAAATTCAGCCTTTCAATGTCAATCTGGAGAAGATTGAGAAGTTTAACCCTAAAGGAATTATCTTTTCCGGAGGTCCCTCCAGTGTCTACGATGAAACAGCTCCTTACTGTTCCCCGGAGATTTTCAAACTAAACCTCCCAATTCTGGGTATATGTTATGGAATGCAGTTTATGGCCCATATCATGGGTGGAAAGGTTAAAGGTTCAGCCAGGCGTGAATATGGACATACGAGGCTTTTTATAGATGATTTTACAGATCTATTCCTGGGTTTCGAGAACACCTCCTTTATCGATGTGTGGATGAGCCATAGTGACAAAATTAAGGTTATGCCACCTGGTTTTACCCCAATTGCCCATAGTAAAAACTCCCCTATAGCTGCTATAAAAGATAATAAGTCGAGAATCTTCGGTGTTCAATTTCATCCGGAAGTTGCTCATACCCCAAGAGGGATGAAGATTCTAAAGAATTTCCTTTACAGAATCTGTGGATGCCTTCCAAACTGGACTATGGAGTCTTTTATTAAGGATTCTATATTACAAATCAAGAAAACAGTGGGAGACAAAACGGTTATCTGTGCATTAAGCGGAGGGGTTGATTCATCTGTAGTAGCATCCTTGCTTCATCGAGCTGTTGGAGATCAACTGGTATGTGTCTTTGTTGACAATGGGTTGCTCAGAAAAAATGAAGCCCAGGAGGTTAGAACAGTTTTTGGTGAACACTATAATATGAATCTTCATTATATAAATGCAGAAGAAGTATTTTTAGAGAAATTAAAAGGGGTGACCGACCCTGAAATAAAGAGGAGAACTATAGGTAACGAGTTCATATACCTTTTTGAGAAGGAAGCCAAAAATATTGGGAATGTAGAATATCTTGCCCAGGGAACACTGTATCCAGATGTTATTGAGAGTGCCTCTTTTAAAGGGCCGTCGGCTACTATCAAGACTCACCACAATGTAGGCGGACTCCCGGAAAAGATGGATTTAAAATTGATAGAACCATTGAGAGAACTGTTTAAAGATGAGGTTAGGCTGCTGGGGAGAGAGCTTGGATTGCCTGTGAAGATAATAAACAGGCAACCCTTTCCGGGGCCAGGGCTTGCTGTTCGAATTCTGGGAGAGGTAACCAAAGAGAATCTATCCATCCTTCGAGACGCAGATAGTATAGTTGCTGAAGAGATTGAAAAAACCGATTTTAAAGACCAGATCTGGCAGTCCTTTGCCGTGCTTCTCCCTATAAAGACTGTAGGTGTTATGGGAGACGAGAGGACATATGAAAACGTTGTTGCCCTGCGAGTAGTCCGAAGCTCGGATGGCATGACTGCTGATTGGGTAAGGCTTCCCTATGAAGTCCTTGCCAGGATGGCAAATAGGATTATCAATGAAGTTAAGGGTATAAACAGAGTGGTTTACGATATATCTTCTAAGCCTCCTAGCACTATTGAATGGGAATAG
- the guaB gene encoding IMP dehydrogenase: MIEDNFTTALTFDDVFLLPGKSDILPKDVEVRTLLTKSIELNIPLVSAAMDTVTEYRTAISMAREGGIGVIHRNMSIESQVSEVDKVKKSESGMIVDPITMHPDQKIYEALEVMEKYRISGVPIVKGGKLVGILTNRDLRFETDLDQKISSVMTKENLVTAPVGITMEDSKKLLHKNRIEKLLVVDDRNNLKGLITIKDIEKIRKYPNACKDQLGRLRVGAAIGITSNREERTEKLLKAGADVIVIDTSHAHTKSVIEAIADTKKNFPDCELIAGNAATADATLDLIKAGCDGVKVGVGPGSICTTRVIAGVGVPQITAIMDCAKIGKKFEIPLIADGGIKYSGDITKALVAGAHSVMIGNLIAGTDESPGETIIFQGRSYKVYRGMGSIEAMKKGSRDRYYQDDIISDAKLVPEGIEGRIPYRGSLSSNIYQLLGGLKAGMGYVGCKNLQELRKKGKFIKVTAAGLRESHVHDVIITKEAPNYRLE; encoded by the coding sequence ATGATTGAAGATAATTTTACTACTGCTCTGACATTTGACGATGTCTTTTTACTGCCCGGAAAGTCTGATATCCTGCCTAAAGACGTAGAGGTACGTACGCTTCTTACAAAATCTATAGAATTGAATATACCTCTGGTCAGCGCAGCCATGGACACAGTCACAGAATACAGAACGGCCATTAGCATGGCACGTGAAGGAGGAATAGGGGTTATTCATAGAAATATGAGTATCGAATCGCAGGTATCTGAAGTTGATAAAGTAAAGAAATCTGAGAGTGGGATGATCGTGGATCCGATAACTATGCATCCTGACCAGAAGATATACGAAGCCTTAGAGGTAATGGAAAAATACAGGATTTCTGGTGTCCCGATCGTTAAAGGAGGGAAACTGGTGGGGATACTGACTAACAGAGACCTTAGGTTTGAAACTGACCTTGATCAAAAGATAAGCTCTGTAATGACTAAAGAAAACCTTGTTACTGCCCCTGTAGGAATTACCATGGAGGACTCCAAAAAACTCCTCCATAAAAACCGAATAGAGAAACTCCTTGTTGTGGATGACAGGAATAATCTGAAGGGTTTAATAACTATAAAGGATATAGAAAAGATAAGGAAATATCCGAATGCGTGCAAGGATCAGTTGGGGAGGCTTCGTGTAGGGGCAGCTATTGGTATAACTTCGAATAGGGAGGAGAGAACCGAAAAACTTCTAAAAGCTGGCGCAGATGTTATTGTGATAGATACATCCCATGCTCATACCAAAAGTGTTATAGAAGCTATTGCCGATACTAAGAAGAATTTTCCTGATTGCGAGTTGATAGCCGGGAATGCAGCTACTGCGGATGCTACTCTGGATCTTATAAAGGCAGGTTGTGATGGAGTAAAGGTAGGTGTGGGACCAGGGTCTATATGTACAACGAGAGTAATTGCCGGGGTTGGTGTCCCTCAAATAACAGCTATAATGGATTGCGCAAAGATAGGAAAGAAATTTGAGATCCCTCTTATTGCTGATGGGGGAATAAAATACTCAGGAGACATAACTAAAGCCCTGGTTGCCGGGGCACACAGCGTTATGATAGGAAACCTGATTGCCGGGACAGACGAGAGTCCTGGAGAAACTATAATCTTTCAGGGAAGAAGCTACAAGGTGTATAGAGGAATGGGTTCTATTGAGGCAATGAAGAAGGGTAGCAGGGATCGGTACTATCAGGATGACATAATAAGTGATGCCAAACTTGTTCCAGAGGGGATTGAAGGAAGGATCCCTTATAGGGGTTCTTTGTCCTCAAATATATACCAATTATTGGGAGGGCTAAAAGCAGGGATGGGCTATGTTGGGTGCAAAAATCTTCAAGAGTTACGTAAGAAAGGCAAATTCATAAAGGTTACTGCTGCCGGTTTAAGAGAAAGCCATGTCCATGACGTTATCATCACCAAGGAAGCCCCGAATTACCGGCTGGAATAG
- a CDS encoding putative quinol monooxygenase, whose product MIVVVAVLKAQAGKEREMEDALRAVILKVQPEEGTLAYALHRAKNEPGTFLFYEKYKDKAAFDHHSTTPYIQELFGKIGPLLAARPSIEMYEELAAKK is encoded by the coding sequence ATGATAGTTGTTGTCGCTGTTCTAAAGGCACAGGCAGGAAAAGAAAGGGAGATGGAAGATGCATTAAGGGCTGTGATCCTAAAGGTTCAACCTGAAGAAGGAACTCTCGCATACGCCCTTCATCGTGCTAAGAATGAACCAGGGACATTTCTGTTCTATGAGAAGTACAAAGATAAGGCTGCATTTGACCATCACAGTACTACGCCGTATATTCAGGAACTCTTTGGCAAAATAGGTCCCTTGCTAGCCGCAAGACCGAGCATAGAGATGTATGAGGAGTTAGCAGCAAAGAAATAA
- the cutA gene encoding divalent-cation tolerance protein CutA gives MVGTTYITILITASSAEEAVKIGKVLVEEELAACANIIPEIRSIFSWKGEICDENEVLMILKSKESLFQQIKERVKMLHTYEVPEIISLPIHSGSEDYLRWIDEVTVDHKTF, from the coding sequence ATGGTAGGGACTACGTATATTACAATTCTTATTACTGCAAGTTCGGCAGAAGAAGCAGTGAAGATTGGAAAGGTTCTGGTAGAAGAGGAACTAGCCGCGTGTGCCAATATTATCCCTGAAATAAGATCGATATTTAGCTGGAAGGGTGAAATCTGTGATGAGAATGAAGTCTTGATGATTCTGAAAAGTAAAGAATCGTTATTTCAGCAGATTAAGGAGAGGGTGAAAATGCTTCATACCTATGAGGTGCCAGAGATAATATCCCTTCCGATTCATTCAGGTTCAGAAGATTATCTCAGGTGGATTGATGAGGTTACCGTTGATCATAAGACCTTTTAA
- a CDS encoding MBL fold metallo-hydrolase gives MGFRNFIGSWVYIGDYTLLVDVGPSATVKELVTSLKTIGIKKLDYILLTHIHLDHAGGVGELTEYFPRAKVVCHERAVEHLIEPQGLWEATKKTLGDIAMVYGEISPVSEKKIIPSFQFHIDGIDAINTPGHAVHHVSYTCDRYLFAGEAGGVFHSFNDETYQRPATPPRLHLEEAIESLDKLLNLGKKKICFGHFGTYEDSIEMLERHREQLFLWKEVIAEEIKRSLNKENLIEDCMSKLLAADKSFASFNYLDDDIREREKYFITNSIKGYIGYISSIKTL, from the coding sequence ATGGGATTCAGGAATTTCATAGGTTCATGGGTATACATTGGCGATTATACCCTTCTTGTCGATGTGGGTCCCTCTGCTACAGTGAAAGAACTTGTAACATCTTTAAAAACCATAGGAATTAAAAAATTGGACTACATCCTTTTAACCCATATCCATCTGGACCATGCCGGTGGCGTTGGAGAACTTACAGAGTACTTCCCCAGAGCGAAAGTTGTATGCCACGAACGGGCTGTGGAGCATCTGATAGAACCTCAGGGTCTCTGGGAAGCGACAAAAAAGACACTGGGTGATATAGCCATGGTATATGGAGAGATAAGCCCTGTCTCAGAGAAAAAAATAATCCCCTCTTTTCAGTTCCATATAGATGGCATTGATGCTATAAATACACCAGGCCATGCTGTGCATCATGTAAGTTATACCTGTGATAGATACCTATTTGCCGGAGAGGCAGGGGGTGTATTTCATTCTTTTAATGATGAAACCTACCAACGGCCTGCCACCCCACCCAGATTGCATCTTGAAGAAGCGATAGAAAGCTTAGACAAACTTCTGAATCTGGGCAAAAAAAAGATCTGTTTCGGACACTTTGGAACATATGAAGATTCTATAGAAATGCTTGAAAGACACAGGGAACAACTGTTTCTCTGGAAGGAAGTAATAGCCGAAGAGATTAAAAGGTCATTAAATAAGGAAAATCTAATTGAAGACTGTATGTCAAAACTCCTTGCAGCAGACAAGTCCTTTGCATCATTTAATTATCTTGATGATGATATTAGAGAAAGGGAG